From the genome of Clavibacter nebraskensis NCPPB 2581:
GAGCTCGCCGAGCGCACCGGCCTGTCGCACCGCACGCTCCGCCACTACGACGAGACCGGCCTCCTGCGCCCGTCCGGCCGCTCCGACGGCGGCTTCCGCCTCTACACCGACGAGGACCTGGAGCGCCTCCTCCTCATCCGCCGGATGAAGCCGCTCGGCTTTTCGCTCGAGGAGATGATGCGCCTGCTCGAGGTCTCCGACGCCCTCGACGCCGCCGGCCCCGACGACGACACCGCCTCCCTGCGGGCGGATCTCGCCGCCTTCGTCGCCGACGCCGAGGAGCGCCGCCGCCGCCTCGCCGAGCACCTCGCGATGGCCGACGAGTTCCTCGACCGCCTCCGCGCGCGCTGACCCGGAGGCCGCGCACGCGCCCCGGCGCGGACCCTCACGCGACGGCCTCGTACCATGGGGAGGTGTCGACCATCACCCCTCCCCGCGCGCCCGCCTCGGCCTCCGCCTCCACCGTGCTGCGCGAGGCGTCCCGCCGTCGCACCTTCGCCGTCATCTCCCACCCCGACGCGGGCAAGTCCACGCTCACCGAGGCGCTGCTGCTGCACGCGCACGCCATCGGGTCCGCCGGTGCGGTGCACGGCAAGCAGGGCCGCAAGTCCACGGTCTCCGACTGGATGGACATGGAGAAGGAGCGCGGCATCTCGGTGAGCTCGGCGGCGATCCAGTTCACCCACCGCGACACCGTCATGAACGTCGTCGACACCCCCGGCCACGCCGACTTCTCCGAGGACACCTACCGCGTGCTCTCCGCGGTGGACGCCGCGATCATGCTCGTCGACGCCTCCCGCGGCCTCGAGACCCAGACCATGAAGCTGTTCGAGGTGTGTCGCCAGCGCCGCATCCCGATCATCACCGTCATCAACAAGTGGGACCGTCCGGGCCGCGAGCCGCTCGACCTCATGGACGAGATCAAGGAGCGCACGGGCCTCCTGCCCACCCCCCTCACGTGGCCCGTCGGCGAGTCCGGCGCGTTCTTCGGCGTGGTCGACCGTTCGAGCGGCGAGTGCGTGCACTTCACGCGCACCGCGGGCGGCGCGAGCATCGCCCCGGAGACGCGCATGTCGCCCGACGAGGCGCTGGCCGCGGCCGGATCCGCCTGGACGAACGCGGTCGAGGAGAGCGAT
Proteins encoded in this window:
- a CDS encoding MerR family transcriptional regulator; amino-acid sequence: MMRPAGPATMQIGELAERTGLSHRTLRHYDETGLLRPSGRSDGGFRLYTDEDLERLLLIRRMKPLGFSLEEMMRLLEVSDALDAAGPDDDTASLRADLAAFVADAEERRRRLAEHLAMADEFLDRLRAR